One window of Cryobacterium arcticum genomic DNA carries:
- a CDS encoding MFS transporter — protein sequence MTARRPPAATDSTVPAHAHLQRKVVRVLILGQVLGGIGMGATLSLGALLAAQLSGSNAWSGMAATMSTLGAALVAVPLARLAQARGRRRSLATGAGIAGIGAILAITSVAIDVFPLLLLALMLLGAGSATNLQARFAATDLAGSTSRARDLSIVVWSTTIGAVLGPNLFGPGEVVGAQLGLPPLTGAFAFSLAAQVGAALVYTVGLRPDPLLTALAAREARPTSTRQHGGLAIVRGNSLARYAVMVVALSHATMVALMSMAPVHLTEHGASLTIVGLTISLHVAGMYALSPVFGALADRVGRMPVILAGQALLLASLVLFWLVGENAAAMTTGLILLGLGWSASVVAGSALIAEAVGVHDRSALQGFSDLSMNAAGALGGALAGPVLILVGYSGLGVAAMALVAVVTIWSLLRRPAAPALG from the coding sequence ATGACCGCACGCCGCCCGCCCGCCGCGACGGATTCGACCGTACCGGCGCACGCCCACCTCCAGCGGAAGGTGGTGCGGGTGCTCATCCTCGGCCAGGTCCTGGGCGGCATCGGCATGGGAGCCACGCTCTCCCTCGGCGCGCTGCTGGCCGCCCAGCTCTCCGGCTCGAACGCGTGGTCCGGTATGGCCGCCACGATGAGCACCCTGGGTGCCGCCCTGGTAGCCGTGCCGCTGGCCCGCCTGGCCCAGGCCAGAGGGCGCCGTCGCTCCCTGGCCACCGGCGCGGGCATCGCCGGGATCGGCGCGATCCTGGCCATCACGTCGGTCGCGATCGACGTCTTCCCGCTGCTGCTGCTCGCCCTGATGCTGCTGGGTGCCGGGTCGGCCACCAACCTGCAGGCCCGGTTCGCCGCAACCGACTTGGCCGGCTCCACCTCCCGCGCCCGGGACCTCTCGATCGTGGTCTGGTCCACCACGATTGGTGCCGTGCTCGGCCCCAACCTGTTCGGTCCGGGCGAGGTCGTCGGCGCGCAGCTCGGCCTGCCGCCGCTCACCGGGGCGTTCGCCTTCTCGCTGGCCGCACAGGTGGGCGCCGCACTGGTCTACACGGTGGGGTTGCGGCCCGACCCGCTGCTCACCGCGTTGGCGGCCCGGGAGGCGAGGCCGACCAGCACCCGGCAGCACGGCGGCCTGGCCATCGTGCGAGGCAACTCGCTGGCGCGCTACGCCGTCATGGTTGTCGCCCTCAGCCACGCCACCATGGTGGCGCTCATGTCGATGGCACCGGTCCACCTCACCGAACACGGCGCATCCCTCACCATCGTGGGTCTCACCATCAGCCTGCACGTGGCTGGCATGTATGCCCTGTCGCCGGTGTTCGGCGCCCTGGCCGACAGGGTGGGGCGGATGCCGGTCATCCTGGCCGGCCAGGCGCTGCTGCTTGCCTCGCTCGTTCTGTTCTGGCTCGTCGGGGAGAATGCGGCGGCGATGACCACCGGGCTGATCCTGCTGGGGTTGGGCTGGTCGGCATCCGTGGTAGCCGGCTCTGCCCTCATCGCCGAGGCCGTCGGCGTGCACGACCGCTCGGCGCTGCAGGGCTTCTCCGACCTGTCGATGAACGCCGCCGGCGCCCTCGGCGGAGCCCTGGCCGGACCGGTGCTGATTCTGGTGGGCTACTCGGGCCTCGGCGTGGCCGCGATGGCGCTGGTCGCCGTGGTCACGATCTGGTCGCTGCTGCGCCGCCCGGCCGCCCCCGCGCTCGGCTGA